A portion of the Ptiloglossa arizonensis isolate GNS036 chromosome 11, iyPtiAriz1_principal, whole genome shotgun sequence genome contains these proteins:
- the LOC143152788 gene encoding uncharacterized protein LOC143152788, producing MVYINPANVINLLVTALHISSKPPSPVNHREIELSEIIHTMILDSMNEVSFTTDYVTTLEYEDLARPQECEFVEEGNIEENVSSNEFDERCVSGESGNVDLNYKSRAVEFWRSGEKTRRTLDSVQHKFRKVKSVKQLYQWEETLARGGTRREKILSIVKYVLDKFQAAMNQGSFVHDMDIKQWALEAKEDVDLPTFKAGHTWIMNFKKAHNIVSRKVTKFISRSTQRDKQQLQLTSTDFVNRVKPYIAMYNPNNVYNADESGFNLEIHSGRTLSYRGRKTIEASVRSVSSTTHSYTILPTISASGHLLSPLFMVLKETSGEFGPRVEESLFRPANVYVTASKSGKLTSHHFNIWLKEVFLPKTGLQSVLLLDSWSGHCPSTFQQSIPADKELITLTIPKGTTGLIQPLDVYGFRVWKNFVRTFSDRVLLYDLDINLHLRNNIIKLQSLTHNQLSSPRFRELFKYSWYKSGYLEQRPDQQFENPVDFCFKFPEVYNLPRCNMCDKPAIIRCACCKKYYLCIEHFFDAHHLCENYVE from the coding sequence ATGGTGTACATAAATCCGGCAAACGTAATTAATTTACTGGTAACGGCTCTACATATATCCAGTAAACCACCGTCTCCTGTTAATCATAGGGAAATCGAACTATCAGAAATTATACATACTATGATACTTGATAGTATGAACGAAGTTTCATTTACAACCGACTATGTTACGACCCTGGAATACGAAGATCTAGCGCGGCCTCAAGAATGTGAGTTTGTTGAAGAGGGTAATATCGAGGAAAACGTTAGTAGCAATGAATTTGATGAGAGGTGTGTCTCGGGTGAAAGTGGTAACGTAGACCTCAATTATAAATCTCGAGCTGTTGAATTTTGGAGAAGCGGTGAAAAAACGCGCAGGACTCTCGACAGTGTACAACATAAATTTAGAAAAGTTAAATCAGTTAAACAACTGTATCAATGGGAAGAAACATTGGCGAGAGGTGGTACACGCAGAGAGAAGATATTATCAATAGTGAAGTATGTACTGGACAAATTTCAGGCTGCTATGAATCAGGGCTCCTTTGTGCATGACATGGATATAAAGCAATGGGCGCTAGAAGCAAAGGAGGACGTCGACCTTCCTACATTTAAAGCTGGCCATACCTGGATCATGAATTTCAAAAAAGCGCACAACATCGTTTCAAGAAAGGTTACAAAATTCATCAGTCGTTCCACACAACGGGACAAGCAACAATTACAATTGACATCCACCGACTTCGTAAACCGGGTAAAACCATACATTGCTATGTACAATCCAAATAACGTTTACAACGCTGATGAGAGTGGATTTAATTTGGAAATTCATTCTGGTCGTACGTTATCGTACCGTGGTAGAAAGACCATAGAAGCATCCGTGCGGTCAGTATCCTCAACTACACATAGTTATACGATTCTCCCTACCATTTCCGCGAGCGGTCATTTACTGTCACCCCTATTTATGGTGTTAAAAGAAACTAGTGGGGAATTTGGACCCAGGGTAGAAGAAAGCTTATTTAGACCGGCTAATGTGTATGTTACTGCTTCAAAATCTGGGAAGTTGACATCGCACCATTTCAACATTTGGCTTAAAGAAGTCTTTTTACCAAAGACTGGACTTCAAAGTGTTCTGTTACTTGATTCGTGGAGCGGCCATTGTCCTTCGACTTTTCAGCAAAGTATTCCGGCTGACAAAGAACTTATTACGTTAACCATACCGAAAGGAACAACAGGTTTGATACAACCGCTGGATGTTTACGGTTTTCGGGTATGGAAAAATTTTGTGAGAACTTTTTCAGATCGGGTGTTACTATATGATCTTGATATAAATTTACATCTGCGAAATAATATTATCAAACTGCAATCTCTCACACACAACCAGTTGTCTTCTCCGAGATTCcgggaattatttaaatactctTGGTATAAAAGTGGATACCTTGAACAAAGGCCAGACCAGCAATTTGAAAATCCAGTAGatttctgtttcaaatttccTGAAGTATATAACCTGCCTCGTTGTAATATGTGTGATAAGCCTGCTATTATAAGATGTGCTTGTTGCAAAAAGTATTATCTATGTATAGAACATTTCTTTGATGCACATCACCTATGTGAAAACTATGTTGAATGA